One Branchiostoma floridae strain S238N-H82 chromosome 1, Bfl_VNyyK, whole genome shotgun sequence genomic region harbors:
- the LOC118429891 gene encoding atrophin-1-like encodes MEGASRPPYVGSRAEWILLQANDFDRKSREMQCGGCGGKKANWVCLDAACVAYNRGSALCLCDACDAQFHPPSSPVMVAHRRLATVLYMSLQLLYRNQQTTQSFSPQPGRNAKPESTTARHPYPTAEMHNPHPQVPSTGMPSLLPSPPNSPVKLPPQKNYPYPGHIKKEIVETPSQGMQWSPSPQPTAVNQDRAGEAVLPKTRLFSAEGHRQWTQPPPYPADSRGQSRAERPVEPASGGDSPPQDGPRSIEYRATFGNNLRPIHNRYGRILNTLRQSGNILSLQEAFSRETFSKLSVKNCLGIAELRLLDATLYHKVFESYKQRADTGRITVAGLEQECRRVLAVYNRLVKEMRDRGELLPFFDVTY; translated from the exons ATGGAGGGTGCGAGTCGCCCTCCCTATGTGGGGTCCAGGGCGGAGTGGATTCTCCTGCAAGCGAACGATTTTGACCGAAAGTCCCGCGAGATGCAGTGCGGGGGTTGTGGTGGGAAGAAGGCGAACTGGGTGTGCTTGGATGCGGCGTGTGTTGCCTACAACCGCGGGAGCGCGCTGTGCTTGTGCGACGCCTGCGATGCGCAGTTCCACCCGCCTTCTAGCCCGGTAATGGTCGCCCACCGCCGCCTCGCCACCGTTCTCTACATGTCTCTACAACTCTTGTACCGCAACCAACAAACCACGCAGAGCTTCAGTCCCCAGCCGGGGCGAAACGCCAAGCCGGAGTCCACCACCGCTAGGCATCCTTACCCGACCGCAGAAATGCacaacccccacccccaagTTCCATCCACGGGCATGCCTAGCTTGCTCCCTTCGCCCCCCAACTCCCCAGTCAAGTTGCCGCCACAGAAGAACTATCCATACCCCGGGCACATCAAGAAGGAAATCGTCGAAACTCCTTCGCAGGGCATGCAGTGGTCTCCTTCGCCTCAGCCAACAG CTGTCAACCAGGACAGGGCAGGGGAGGCGGTGTTACCGAAGACTCGGCTTTTCTCAGCCGAAGGGCATAGACAGTGGACGCAGCCCCCACCTTACCCGGCCGACTCCCGTGGTCAGTCCAGGGCCGAGCGGCCCGTGGAGCCTGCCTCTGGCGGGGACAGTCCGCCCCAGGATGGCCCGCGCTCGATTGAGTACCGGGCCACCTTCGGCAACAACCTCCGACCCATCCACAACAG GTACGGTCGAATTCTCAACACCTTGCGCCAGAGCGGGAACATATTGTCGCTACAAGAAGCGTTCAGTCGGGAGACTTTCTCGAAATTGAGCGTTAAGAATTGCCTGGGCATCGCCGAGCTGCGACTCCTGGACGCCACTCTGTACCATAAGGTGTTCGAAAGCTACAAGCAGCGTGCCGACACGGGCAGGATCACCGTGGCGGGGCTGGAGCAGGAGTGCCGCCGAGTCCTCGCCGTCTACAACCGCCTGGTCAAGGAGATGCGCGACAGGGGAGAACTCCTACCCTTCTTCGACGTGACCTACTGA